A single window of Ovis aries strain OAR_USU_Benz2616 breed Rambouillet chromosome 24, ARS-UI_Ramb_v3.0, whole genome shotgun sequence DNA harbors:
- the AP4M1 gene encoding AP-4 complex subunit mu-1 gives MISQFFILSSKGDPLIYKDFRGDSGGRDVAELFYRKLTGLPGDESPVVMHHDDRHFIHIRHSGLYLVATTSENISPFSLLELLSRLATLLGDYCGSLGEATISRNVALVYELLDEVLDYGYVQTTSTEVLRNFIQTEAVVSKPFSLFDLSSVGLFGAETQQSKVAPSSAASRPVLSSRSDQSQKNEVFLDVVERLSVLIASNGSLLKVDVQGEIRLKSFLPSGSEMRIGLTEEFCVGKSELRGYGPGIRVDEVSFHSSVYLDEFESHRILRLQPPQGELTVMRYQLSDDLPSPLPFRLFPSVQWDRGSGRLQVYLKLRCDLPPKSQALNVRLHLPLPRGVVSLSQELSSPEQKAELGEGALHWDLPRVQGGSQLSGLFQMDVPGLPGPPGQGPSASAPLGLGPASLSFELPRHTCSGLQVRFLRLAFRPCGNANPHKWVRHLSHSDAYVIRI, from the exons ATGATTTCCCAGTTCTTCATTCTGTCCTCCAAGGGGGACCCGCTCATCTACAAGGACT TCCGCGGAGACAGCGGCGGCCGGGATGTGGCCGAGCTCTTCTACCGGAAGCTGACGGGACTGCCTGGAGACGAGTCTCCGGTTGTCATG CACCACGATGATCGTCACTTTATTCACATCAGACACAGCGGTCTCTATTTGGTGGCCACTACTTCAGAAAACATTTCTCCCTTCAGCCTCCTGGAGCTGCTCTCCCg GCTGGCCACTCTTCTGGGTGATTACTGTGGCTCCCTAGGGGAGGCGACCATCTCTCGCAACGTGGCTCTGGTCTACGAACTCCTGGATGAAGTGCTG GACTATGGCTACGTACAGACCACATCCACGGAGGTGCTGAGGAACTTCATCCAGACAGAGGCTGTGGTCAGCAAACCCTTCAGCCTCTTTGATCTCAGCAGCGTTGGCTTG TTTGGGGCCGAGACACAACAGAGCAAAGTGGCCCCCAGCAGTGCAGCCAGCCGGCCAGTCCTGTCCAGCCGCTCTGACCAG AGCCAAAAGAATGAAGTGTTTTTGGACGTTGTCGAGAGATTATCTGTACTGATAGCCTCTAAC GGCTCGCTGCTTAAGGTGGATGTGCAGGGAGAGATCCGGCTCAAGAGCTTTCTGCCCAGCGGCTCAG AGATGCGCATCGGCTTGACCGAGGAGTTTTGTGTGGGGAAGTCCGAACTGAGAG gCTATGGGCCGGGAATTCGGGTGGATGAGGTCTCCTTTCACAGTTCGGTATACCTGGATGAGTTTGAATCTCATCGGATCCTCCGTCTGCAGCCCCCTCAGGGTGAG CTGACTGTGATGAGGTACCAACTCTCAGATGACCTCCCTTCCCCGCTCCCCTTCCGGCTCTTTCCCTCTGTGCAGTGGGACCGAGGCTCAGGCAG GCTCCAGGTTTATCTGAAGTTACGTTGTGACCTGCCCCCAAAGAG CCAGGCTCTGAACGTCAGGCTGCATCTTCCCCTGCCTCGAGGGGTGGTCAG CCTGTCTCAGGAGCTGAGCAGCCCAGAGCAGAAGGCAGAACTGGGGGAGGGAGCCCTTCACTGGGACCTGCCTCGAGTGCAAGGAGGCTCTCAGCTTTCAGGCCTTTTCCAG ATGGACGTCCCGGGCCTCCCTGGGCCTCCTGGCCAAGGCCCCTCCGCCTCGGCTCCTCTGGGGCTGGGCCCCGCCAGCCTGTCCTTTGAACTGCCCCGGCACACGTGCTCCGGCCTCCAGGTCCGCTTCCTCAGGCTGGCATTCAGACCCTGCGGCAACGCCAACCCCCACAAATGGGTGCGACACCTAAGCCACAGCGACGCCTACGTCATTCGGATCTGA